In one window of Chryseobacterium viscerum DNA:
- a CDS encoding glycerophosphodiester phosphodiesterase family protein codes for MLNNKLLQVFLLIFSSLFIAQQKKISLSDFPDNRVMVVAHRGDWREAPENSVWAVKKAIEKGVDMAEIDLAMTKDSILILMHDHTINRTTTGKGKPSDFTLEEIKKLHLRDGLGVETQMKVPTLQEILEISDGKILLNLDKGFDYIKQVYPLVKKRNMLDQILFKGHESYTEFNQKYGDIKNDIHYMPIIQLGKSEDLKKISDYIQNYKIYGFEFTVGTTEKNLIDFKSLREKKVKIWVNSLWPHHNAGNNDDQALDNPDMYDWYINKGVNIIQTDRPKELINYLKRKKLYY; via the coding sequence ATGCTAAACAATAAATTATTACAAGTATTTCTTCTTATTTTTTCTTCACTGTTCATTGCACAACAAAAGAAAATTTCACTTTCTGATTTTCCTGATAACAGAGTAATGGTGGTAGCTCACCGCGGCGATTGGAGAGAGGCTCCGGAAAATTCGGTGTGGGCCGTGAAAAAAGCCATTGAAAAAGGAGTGGATATGGCTGAAATAGATCTTGCCATGACCAAAGACAGTATCCTGATCCTCATGCATGATCATACCATCAACAGGACGACAACAGGAAAAGGAAAACCGTCTGATTTTACACTGGAAGAAATCAAAAAACTGCATCTGAGAGACGGGCTGGGAGTGGAAACCCAAATGAAAGTTCCCACATTACAGGAAATCCTGGAAATCTCAGACGGTAAAATTCTTCTGAACCTGGATAAAGGTTTTGATTACATCAAACAGGTTTATCCCTTGGTGAAAAAACGAAATATGCTTGATCAGATTTTGTTTAAAGGCCACGAGTCTTACACTGAATTTAACCAGAAGTACGGAGACATTAAAAATGATATTCACTATATGCCGATTATCCAGCTAGGTAAAAGTGAAGATCTTAAAAAAATATCAGATTACATTCAAAACTATAAAATCTACGGCTTTGAATTTACAGTAGGAACAACAGAAAAAAATCTGATTGATTTTAAATCTTTAAGAGAAAAAAAAGTCAAAATCTGGGTCAATTCATTGTGGCCGCACCATAATGCAGGAAATAATGATGATCAGGCCTTGGATAATCCTGATATGTATGATTGGTATATTAATAAAGGAGTCAACATTATTCAGACCGACCGTCCGAAAGAGCTTATCAATTATCTGAAACGTAAAAAGCTTTATTATTGA
- a CDS encoding RagB/SusD family nutrient uptake outer membrane protein, translated as MKKIFITIFSLSVMCSCSSDLLNVNPEAQKVSSQFYTNSSEIEQGIISVYGALQYTGQYQLAMPALGELPSDNTYDEVPANDAFTYGELDFFTIQPNNSLIASAWKDHYIGIQQANIILTRIGKIPDITDALKNTRIGEMKFLRALMYFNLVRIYGDVPLVLKETTNVNDYFGQPRTPVAEVYSAIEKDLKEAIDLLPVTTTQKGRVTKGAALGIMGKVLLTQKKFAESLTYLNQIESLGYQLLPDVNKIFDVTNKNNAEIIFDVQFTSGLNGNSEGSAAFQMFSPSGSVSGAKGHNLPTKEVYNLYSAGDTRRSAYIGLTSNGIPFSKKLVKTSNTIADGGSNFVVLRLADVFLMMAECFAEQNDFTNANVYLNKIKARAGIAAVSLSTKDALLSEIDRERRLEFVGEGHRWFDLVRTGKAISVMMAHFTNNAGYSTAQIKPHHLLMPVPQGQINTDPAIKQNPGY; from the coding sequence ATGAAAAAAATATTCATTACAATATTCAGTCTTTCGGTGATGTGCTCATGCTCGTCTGATCTTTTGAACGTTAACCCTGAGGCACAGAAAGTTTCATCACAATTTTATACTAATTCCTCTGAAATTGAGCAGGGTATCATTTCAGTGTATGGAGCGCTTCAGTATACCGGACAGTATCAGCTGGCTATGCCGGCTTTGGGAGAATTACCTTCAGATAATACTTATGATGAGGTTCCTGCCAATGATGCCTTTACGTATGGTGAACTTGATTTTTTCACGATTCAGCCTAATAACAGCCTTATTGCAAGCGCGTGGAAGGACCATTATATCGGCATTCAGCAGGCAAACATTATTCTGACGAGGATTGGAAAAATTCCTGATATAACGGATGCCCTGAAGAATACTAGGATTGGCGAAATGAAATTTCTGCGTGCGTTGATGTATTTTAATCTGGTGCGCATTTATGGTGATGTTCCGTTGGTTTTAAAGGAAACAACGAATGTTAACGACTATTTCGGGCAGCCAAGAACTCCTGTTGCAGAGGTGTATTCCGCCATAGAAAAGGATTTGAAAGAAGCTATTGACCTTTTACCGGTAACAACCACGCAAAAGGGAAGAGTGACTAAAGGAGCTGCGTTGGGAATTATGGGTAAAGTGCTTCTGACACAGAAGAAATTTGCTGAATCATTGACTTATTTGAATCAGATTGAATCTTTAGGCTACCAGCTTTTACCAGATGTCAATAAAATTTTTGATGTCACTAATAAAAATAATGCTGAAATTATTTTTGACGTACAGTTTACTTCCGGATTGAACGGAAATTCGGAGGGAAGCGCGGCATTTCAGATGTTCAGTCCTTCAGGATCGGTTTCAGGAGCCAAAGGACACAATCTTCCGACCAAGGAAGTTTACAACCTTTATTCAGCAGGAGATACCAGACGTTCTGCATATATTGGGCTTACTTCAAACGGAATTCCTTTCAGTAAAAAATTGGTAAAAACATCGAATACTATTGCTGATGGAGGAAGCAATTTTGTGGTGCTGAGATTAGCAGATGTTTTTCTAATGATGGCAGAATGTTTTGCCGAACAGAATGACTTTACCAACGCCAATGTATATCTAAATAAAATTAAAGCCAGAGCAGGAATTGCTGCTGTAAGCCTTTCAACAAAAGATGCTTTGCTTAGTGAAATTGACCGTGAAAGAAGGTTGGAATTTGTAGGAGAGGGGCATCGTTGGTTTGACCTGGTGAGAACCGGAAAGGCTATTTCTGTTATGATGGCTCATTTTACTAATAATGCGGGTTACAGTACCGCACAGATCAAACCCCATCATCTTCTGATGCCGGTTCCGCAGGGACAGATCAATACAGACCCCGCTATCAAACAAAATCCCGGATATTAA
- a CDS encoding SusC/RagA family TonB-linked outer membrane protein codes for MKKTTISMMLLGLLCASQFTYAEANKCFQQSVIQRKTPLIKIFEKLSKEHDVKFFYSVSDLKDIQVDESQVNYQSLSASLDYLKKNVGLDFNVDQKTVTVRLNARVMAKIQRTNAQQSAEYLNSIKDTVKSREKNIDEVVLVGYGKQSKKNNSGSISSIDEKQMKGVASSNFGDIIAGKATGVQITQANATPGGSPSIRVRGIGTLTAGSNPLIVVDGLPLTEGSNLNAIDPNSIAKIDILKDAASAAIYGSRGANGVIIIETKQGKKGRMAVSFDSYYGMQMRSDNVKLVNAYDMATFLKEARDNNYLSKGSNRSISDNNATRISKGTSLRELIPDYLAPYLAKQPGLTDTDWLNTVMKPAPISQTSLNITGGSDKSKYAFTMSYFKQKGLVIGTDYEKFSTSINLSTELTDRWKVGVTMTPSYATGTINAAENSRSYNPLQMATAMYPFFKPYNDDGSLAISQQILGNTATDGALVENPVAVQEMTNRKYTLFKTFGNIFTELELLKGLKYRFSVGGDYSNYEYNFFDPSTVGAYRAAAPDVTFANRTEYIRKNYLIENLLSFDQKWGSHRVDAIAGQSFQQEDNTQLLTEATAFPDNSIRNIAGGTSFKNTLTQYKWRLLSYFTRVNYTFDNKYNLMASYRRDGSSRFGKNSKWGNFYAFSAGWTISNENFFPENTIVTDLKLRYSLGSNGNNQIPNFGALSLMNPDNYNFGGILVPGYTTATAPNPNISWEKSRSNNFGIDFSLFKNVLNISADYYILNRDGLLLDVPVPQQSGFSTSLQNIGEIKNSGFELQIASKTFTIAKDFTYSGSFNFSTNKNEVLALANGQNQIITGENNFSVTKVGGSIGEMYGYNILGIYKTQEQINNSPHITGTMVGDYIMEDLNGDGKIDVNDKRSFGSGVPKYILGFNNNFRYGLFELSFSLYSEIGKKIYNADAVTTLESGEGFGMASQYYFDNRYNAVTNPDGFFGMPNMNFSNNRKEARTSNLYFKNADYVRLRSLRLAFNFPKSMLENMGIENAQIYLVGNNLFTLSKYKGMNIDATSDNVLTQGFDQAYYPVAKIYSMGFNLKF; via the coding sequence ATGAAAAAAACAACAATTAGCATGATGTTGTTGGGTCTTTTGTGTGCGTCACAGTTTACCTACGCGGAGGCTAACAAATGTTTTCAACAGTCCGTTATTCAGCGGAAAACGCCTTTGATTAAAATCTTTGAAAAACTTTCAAAAGAGCATGACGTAAAATTCTTTTATTCGGTTTCAGACCTGAAAGATATCCAGGTGGATGAATCTCAGGTTAACTATCAGTCATTATCAGCATCTTTAGATTATCTGAAGAAAAATGTCGGTCTGGATTTTAATGTAGATCAAAAAACGGTAACTGTTCGTCTCAATGCAAGAGTGATGGCAAAAATTCAGAGAACTAATGCTCAACAGTCTGCAGAATATTTAAATTCAATTAAGGACACTGTAAAATCCAGAGAAAAAAACATTGATGAGGTTGTTTTGGTGGGTTATGGGAAGCAGAGTAAGAAAAATAATTCGGGTTCTATTTCTTCTATTGACGAAAAACAGATGAAGGGAGTAGCTTCCAGTAATTTCGGAGATATTATTGCAGGAAAAGCAACCGGAGTTCAGATTACTCAGGCTAATGCAACGCCGGGAGGTTCACCTTCAATAAGAGTGAGAGGTATTGGTACGTTGACGGCAGGTTCCAATCCTCTGATTGTTGTAGACGGACTTCCTTTAACTGAAGGTTCCAATCTGAATGCTATTGATCCTAATTCCATTGCCAAAATTGATATCTTAAAGGATGCCGCTTCCGCAGCCATTTACGGTTCCAGAGGAGCAAACGGAGTAATTATCATAGAAACAAAGCAGGGAAAAAAGGGGAGAATGGCTGTTTCTTTCGATTCTTATTACGGAATGCAGATGAGAAGTGATAATGTGAAACTGGTCAATGCTTACGATATGGCCACTTTTTTGAAGGAAGCCAGAGATAACAATTATCTTTCTAAAGGAAGCAACAGAAGTATTTCTGATAATAATGCCACAAGAATAAGCAAAGGAACTTCTTTAAGAGAATTAATTCCTGATTATTTGGCACCTTACCTTGCAAAGCAGCCGGGATTAACAGATACCGACTGGCTGAATACCGTTATGAAACCAGCACCCATAAGCCAGACTTCATTAAATATTACGGGAGGAAGCGATAAGAGCAAATATGCTTTTACCATGAGTTATTTTAAGCAGAAAGGACTGGTTATCGGGACAGATTACGAAAAGTTTTCCACAAGTATCAACCTTTCGACAGAGCTTACAGATAGATGGAAAGTGGGCGTAACAATGACACCGTCATATGCTACGGGAACTATTAATGCAGCAGAAAATTCAAGAAGCTACAATCCTTTGCAGATGGCTACGGCAATGTATCCTTTCTTTAAACCTTACAATGATGACGGAAGTCTTGCCATTTCTCAGCAGATCTTAGGAAATACAGCAACCGACGGAGCTTTGGTAGAAAATCCTGTTGCCGTTCAGGAAATGACCAACAGAAAATATACTTTATTTAAAACATTCGGAAATATCTTCACTGAACTTGAATTGTTGAAAGGTCTGAAATACAGATTTTCTGTAGGTGGAGATTATTCAAATTACGAATACAATTTCTTCGATCCTTCTACGGTAGGAGCTTACAGAGCAGCAGCTCCGGATGTTACTTTTGCCAACAGAACAGAGTATATCCGCAAAAATTATTTAATTGAAAACTTACTTTCATTTGATCAGAAGTGGGGCTCTCATAGGGTGGATGCTATTGCAGGACAGTCTTTTCAGCAGGAAGACAATACACAGCTTTTAACCGAAGCTACAGCATTTCCTGATAACAGTATCCGAAATATTGCGGGCGGAACTTCATTTAAAAATACATTAACACAATACAAATGGAGGCTGCTCTCTTATTTTACCAGGGTTAATTATACATTTGACAATAAGTATAACCTGATGGCTTCTTATCGTAGAGACGGTTCTTCACGTTTCGGGAAAAATTCTAAATGGGGAAATTTCTACGCATTCTCTGCAGGCTGGACAATCAGTAACGAAAATTTCTTTCCTGAAAATACAATCGTGACTGATTTGAAGCTTAGATACAGTTTAGGAAGCAACGGAAATAATCAGATTCCTAATTTCGGGGCACTTTCATTGATGAATCCTGATAATTATAATTTTGGAGGAATTTTAGTGCCGGGATATACAACGGCAACAGCTCCCAACCCGAATATTTCCTGGGAAAAGTCCAGATCAAACAACTTCGGGATTGATTTTTCTTTGTTTAAAAATGTGCTGAACATTTCTGCAGATTATTATATCCTCAACAGAGACGGTTTGTTATTGGATGTTCCCGTTCCGCAGCAATCCGGTTTCAGTACCTCACTTCAGAATATCGGTGAGATCAAAAATTCCGGTTTTGAATTACAGATTGCGTCAAAAACTTTTACCATCGCTAAAGACTTTACGTATTCCGGAAGCTTTAATTTTTCCACCAACAAAAATGAAGTATTAGCGCTGGCAAATGGCCAGAACCAGATTATCACGGGAGAAAATAACTTCTCTGTAACCAAAGTAGGTGGCTCAATTGGTGAAATGTACGGTTACAATATCCTTGGAATCTATAAAACTCAGGAACAGATCAACAATTCACCACACATTACCGGAACAATGGTCGGAGATTATATTATGGAAGATCTGAATGGCGATGGAAAAATTGATGTCAATGATAAAAGAAGCTTTGGAAGCGGGGTTCCGAAATACATTCTCGGTTTTAATAATAATTTCAGATATGGACTTTTCGAGCTGAGTTTCTCATTATACAGCGAAATTGGTAAGAAAATCTACAATGCCGATGCCGTAACCACTTTAGAATCAGGGGAAGGCTTCGGAATGGCTTCACAGTATTATTTTGACAACCGTTATAACGCAGTAACTAATCCTGATGGATTTTTTGGGATGCCGAATATGAATTTCTCCAACAACAGAAAAGAGGCCAGAACTTCAAATTTATACTTTAAAAATGCAGATTATGTAAGACTGAGATCGCTTCGTCTGGCTTTTAATTTCCCCAAATCTATGCTTGAAAATATGGGGATAGAAAACGCTCAGATTTATCTGGTAGGAAATAATCTTTTCACCTTGTCAAAATATAAAGGAATGAACATCGATGCTACTTCAGATAATGTTCTTACGCAGGGCTTTGATCAGGCTTATTATCCGGTAGCTAAAATTTATTCTATGGGCTTTAACCTTAAATTTTAA
- a CDS encoding FecR family protein — protein MDFENQWKSVKDENQKIKDSADQRIWNGLENKIRFRKNTKKFLWIAAVLLPLFTLITLFSTGNDMKSLDHRQMVFRTEKIQKEFILSDGSIVTLEPESELRLTDDFGKKTRNVSFKGKAFFSVAKNKALPFIIDANGFKVKVLGTKFLLDQRSVDKKVYLKEGKVKIDYNGNTTYLLPKETWLADKDGAEKHFYDQDVVRTFDFNEMKFGQAVSQLEKTYNISITYPQQYKENVVYGDITGDLDKVIKTIGFPFNLTAGKQSANHIILEK, from the coding sequence ATGGATTTCGAAAATCAATGGAAATCAGTTAAAGATGAAAATCAGAAAATAAAGGATTCTGCAGATCAGCGAATCTGGAATGGACTTGAGAATAAAATCAGATTCAGAAAGAATACAAAAAAGTTTTTATGGATAGCAGCTGTTCTTTTACCTTTATTTACACTGATTACTCTATTTTCCACTGGGAATGACATGAAATCTCTGGATCACCGGCAAATGGTTTTCAGAACAGAAAAGATTCAAAAAGAATTTATATTATCTGACGGAAGTATCGTTACGCTGGAACCTGAAAGTGAATTGAGACTGACTGATGATTTCGGAAAGAAAACCAGGAATGTTTCTTTTAAAGGAAAAGCGTTTTTTAGTGTTGCTAAAAATAAGGCGCTGCCCTTTATCATTGATGCCAATGGATTTAAAGTAAAAGTATTGGGAACAAAGTTCCTGCTTGACCAGAGATCTGTAGATAAAAAAGTCTATCTGAAAGAAGGAAAAGTGAAAATTGATTACAACGGTAATACAACCTACCTTTTACCTAAAGAGACATGGCTTGCAGACAAAGACGGAGCTGAGAAGCATTTCTATGATCAGGATGTTGTAAGAACATTTGATTTTAATGAAATGAAATTCGGGCAGGCGGTTTCCCAACTGGAGAAGACTTACAATATCTCGATAACCTATCCTCAGCAGTATAAAGAGAATGTGGTATACGGAGATATCACCGGAGATTTGGATAAAGTAATTAAAACCATAGGATTTCCATTTAATCTTACTGCAGGAAAGCAATCAGCAAATCATATCATTTTAGAAAAATAA
- a CDS encoding RNA polymerase sigma factor — translation MDHFKEIYSGYKHRVYFFVAKYLSEEEDIEEIVQDIFMHVWKYLCKAHSPSEIEALIFKSAKQEISNFYRKRKMIFVPLENSPERQDEESTNIEKQVQQEDQLKKIESLLEQVPERSREFFIKNKIQNLSLFTIAQENDISKTAVEKHVNKVLKFLRANLNFFF, via the coding sequence ATGGATCATTTTAAAGAAATATATTCCGGTTACAAGCACAGGGTGTATTTTTTTGTGGCCAAATACCTTTCGGAAGAAGAAGATATTGAAGAAATTGTTCAGGATATTTTTATGCACGTCTGGAAGTATTTATGCAAAGCTCATTCTCCGTCAGAAATTGAAGCACTTATCTTTAAATCTGCCAAACAGGAAATTTCCAATTTCTACCGTAAAAGGAAAATGATTTTCGTTCCTCTCGAAAATTCTCCGGAAAGACAGGATGAAGAAAGTACAAACATCGAGAAACAGGTACAGCAGGAAGACCAGCTCAAAAAAATAGAAAGTCTCCTGGAACAGGTTCCCGAAAGAAGCCGTGAGTTTTTCATCAAAAATAAAATCCAGAATCTCAGTCTTTTTACCATTGCTCAGGAAAATGATATTTCTAAAACTGCCGTTGAAAAGCATGTCAACAAGGTTCTGAAATTTCTAAGAGCAAATTTGAATTTTTTCTTTTAA
- the pnuC gene encoding nicotinamide riboside transporter PnuC has translation MMQDILKQITLPEWFGVLFSVIQVLLARKNNVNNYLFGIAGILLTLYVMLISRLYAEFTLNLYYLIMSIYGWLYWKFGKQKSEMQISVTSVSEKWITGGIVLGTFSLFWFFLTHFTDSDVPVWDSLVSAFAWAGMWLMARRKIENWVILNVSNIISIPLMIHKELYLYAVLTLFLFLVAISGYIEWQKIIKSKANAEY, from the coding sequence ATGATGCAGGACATTTTAAAACAAATTACCTTACCGGAATGGTTCGGAGTCTTATTTTCAGTGATTCAGGTCTTACTGGCCCGTAAAAACAATGTCAACAACTACCTTTTCGGAATTGCAGGTATTTTGCTTACGTTGTATGTGATGCTTATTTCCAGGCTTTATGCTGAATTTACCTTAAATCTTTATTATCTGATTATGAGCATCTACGGATGGCTGTACTGGAAATTCGGGAAACAGAAATCTGAAATGCAAATCTCTGTGACCTCTGTTTCTGAAAAGTGGATTACCGGAGGAATTGTTCTGGGAACCTTTAGTTTATTTTGGTTCTTTCTTACTCATTTTACAGATTCGGATGTTCCCGTTTGGGATTCCTTAGTAAGTGCTTTTGCCTGGGCAGGAATGTGGCTTATGGCGAGGCGGAAAATTGAAAACTGGGTGATACTTAACGTAAGTAATATTATTTCCATCCCTTTGATGATTCATAAAGAATTATATCTCTATGCTGTTTTAACGTTGTTTTTGTTTTTAGTGGCAATTTCCGGATATATAGAATGGCAAAAAATCATAAAATCCAAAGCTAATGCTGAGTACTAA
- a CDS encoding alpha-ketoglutarate-dependent dioxygenase AlkB family protein: MTQLSLFDSEDLYEFPKDLLEYREHFLSKDEADCLKNHLFETAPWKQRTQKMYDKTVLTPRLTAWYGDPKTDYPLGNGEVENNLWTPELLSLKQKIEETFGYQFNSVLLNLYRDHNDSVAWHRDKESRYGSRPVIASLSLGQTRNFDFRKKDHHQSKYSLPLPHGSLLIMKGDLQEHWEHRIAKSVTSMKERINLTFRLVREV; encoded by the coding sequence ATGACCCAGCTCAGTTTGTTTGATTCAGAAGATTTGTACGAATTTCCAAAAGATCTTTTGGAATACAGAGAGCATTTCCTGAGCAAGGATGAAGCGGACTGCCTTAAAAATCACTTGTTTGAAACAGCTCCGTGGAAACAACGTACCCAGAAAATGTATGATAAAACGGTTCTGACCCCACGCTTAACCGCCTGGTATGGTGATCCGAAAACGGATTATCCATTAGGAAATGGTGAAGTGGAGAATAACCTCTGGACTCCCGAACTGCTTTCTTTAAAACAAAAAATAGAAGAAACATTTGGCTATCAGTTCAATTCTGTATTGCTTAATCTTTACCGGGATCATAATGACTCTGTTGCCTGGCATCGGGATAAAGAAAGCAGATACGGCAGCCGTCCGGTAATAGCATCTTTAAGCTTAGGACAGACAAGGAATTTTGATTTCCGGAAAAAGGATCATCACCAGAGTAAATACAGCCTGCCACTTCCTCATGGTTCATTGCTGATTATGAAAGGAGATTTGCAGGAACATTGGGAACATCGGATCGCTAAATCTGTGACTTCTATGAAGGAACGTATTAATCTTACGTTTCGTTTGGTTCGGGAAGTGTAG
- a CDS encoding TonB-dependent receptor, with amino-acid sequence MSITFKKRLIIALVLPTAAIYYGQSTKDSLEKSKSIDEVMLVGRNLSQTAKERKTPVAVSNIKAAEIQEKLGNREFPEIMKSTPSVYVTKVGGGFGDSRINMRGFDGANIAVIINGQPVNDMQGGTVYWSNWTGLADIASNIQIQRGLGASKFVVPSVGGTINIVTKATDSEQKAMVKGEVGNDNYSRISAMYSSGLKNKWGTTVLLSRWQGDGYINGTKGEGYSWFFSTGFKPNEKHAFNLIATGAPQVHDTRRSSATGANVATLQQFETYGRRYNPQTGMLNGSQFNLAPNFYHKPIASLNWDWTMNDNLKLSTVLYGSWGRGGGGTGLNGSIKNAAGQTMNFMNYGAGGDGTINWDMIYRYNRGGMVTDYNGNSFQKSTFTAPAGSPGDYNGQYVATLNGTNGIVRKQSINAHDWYGVIADLNYKKNNWTFNGGIDLKTYKGALYDIVTDMLGSDALYVPNTANAPKGYFINQTVKPEPLTKLKDAQKVSIHNEGLVKWAGIYGMVEYSSEKLSASVQGSVSEQYYKRVDYMLYTPGNQETKWYHKTGYIVKGGANYNIDDHHNVFFNTGVISRQPLFNALFPSNQNIYNDAKNERIFSVELGYGFKSRYIDVNINAYRTQWDDRFISRTFNATAADVAKFSQLSLGNAYFYNALNVGQVHQGIELEAKARPFTNLRLRGMVSLGNWKYKGNANFNILDVQTNQEIAGATGVINIKDLKVGDAAQTTASIGADYNITKAFSIDANWEYYDKLYAQFNPINFLTEAAREKGIVKLPSYHLFDVGASYKFTLDAKKSLTLRANVYNLFNKYYISELSSNIFAGDKIANGPDAGKTYQEAGRVYQGVADGNTGFLGFGRTWSVAATLRF; translated from the coding sequence ATGAGCATTACTTTTAAAAAGCGACTAATTATAGCGCTTGTATTACCTACGGCTGCCATATATTATGGGCAAAGTACGAAGGATTCTTTAGAGAAATCTAAATCTATTGATGAGGTTATGTTGGTAGGTAGAAACCTTTCCCAAACAGCCAAAGAGAGAAAAACACCTGTTGCAGTTTCCAACATTAAAGCAGCAGAGATTCAGGAGAAACTGGGAAACAGAGAATTCCCTGAAATTATGAAGTCTACTCCATCCGTTTATGTGACCAAAGTAGGTGGAGGATTCGGAGACAGCAGAATTAACATGAGAGGTTTCGATGGGGCTAACATTGCAGTAATCATCAACGGACAGCCGGTGAATGACATGCAGGGAGGTACCGTTTACTGGTCCAACTGGACTGGATTGGCTGACATTGCCAGCAATATTCAGATCCAGAGAGGGTTGGGAGCTTCTAAATTTGTAGTTCCATCTGTAGGGGGAACGATCAATATTGTAACCAAAGCTACGGATTCTGAGCAGAAAGCAATGGTTAAAGGAGAAGTTGGAAATGATAACTACTCCAGAATATCAGCAATGTACTCTTCAGGATTAAAAAACAAATGGGGAACAACCGTATTGCTTTCCCGCTGGCAAGGTGACGGATACATCAATGGAACAAAAGGAGAAGGTTACTCATGGTTTTTCTCAACAGGATTTAAACCTAATGAAAAGCATGCGTTCAATTTAATCGCTACCGGAGCACCTCAGGTACATGACACGAGAAGATCTTCTGCAACCGGAGCCAATGTGGCAACACTGCAGCAATTTGAAACTTACGGAAGAAGGTATAACCCGCAAACAGGAATGCTGAATGGTTCTCAATTCAATTTAGCACCTAACTTCTATCATAAGCCAATTGCATCCCTGAACTGGGACTGGACAATGAATGACAATCTGAAACTATCTACAGTTCTTTATGGTTCATGGGGACGTGGCGGCGGAGGTACCGGACTTAACGGTTCTATCAAAAACGCAGCCGGACAAACCATGAATTTCATGAATTATGGAGCAGGTGGAGATGGTACGATCAACTGGGATATGATTTATCGTTATAACAGAGGTGGTATGGTAACAGATTATAATGGAAATAGCTTCCAGAAATCAACCTTCACTGCACCTGCAGGCTCTCCTGGTGATTATAACGGACAATATGTAGCGACTCTGAACGGAACCAATGGAATCGTAAGAAAACAGAGTATCAATGCTCATGACTGGTATGGAGTAATTGCAGACCTTAATTACAAAAAAAATAACTGGACTTTCAATGGAGGGATTGATCTTAAAACATACAAAGGAGCTTTGTATGACATTGTAACAGATATGTTAGGATCAGATGCATTGTATGTTCCTAATACTGCCAATGCACCAAAAGGATATTTTATCAATCAGACTGTAAAACCTGAACCTCTTACGAAACTTAAAGATGCTCAGAAAGTATCTATTCACAACGAAGGTTTGGTAAAATGGGCTGGTATCTACGGAATGGTTGAATACAGCTCTGAAAAGCTAAGTGCTTCTGTTCAGGGATCCGTTTCCGAGCAGTACTACAAGAGAGTGGATTATATGTTGTATACACCAGGAAACCAGGAAACAAAATGGTATCACAAAACAGGATATATCGTAAAAGGAGGTGCCAACTATAATATAGATGATCACCACAATGTATTTTTCAATACCGGGGTTATTTCAAGACAGCCATTATTCAACGCTTTGTTCCCTTCAAACCAGAATATCTATAATGATGCTAAGAATGAAAGAATCTTCTCTGTGGAATTAGGATATGGTTTCAAATCGCGTTATATCGATGTGAACATCAATGCTTACAGAACGCAGTGGGATGACAGATTTATTTCAAGAACATTCAATGCTACGGCAGCAGATGTGGCAAAATTCTCTCAGTTAAGCCTTGGAAATGCTTATTTCTACAATGCTTTGAATGTAGGACAGGTACACCAGGGAATCGAATTGGAAGCAAAGGCAAGACCTTTTACTAACCTTAGATTAAGAGGAATGGTATCATTGGGTAACTGGAAATATAAAGGAAACGCTAACTTCAACATTCTGGATGTTCAAACCAACCAGGAAATAGCAGGAGCTACAGGAGTGATCAATATCAAAGACCTGAAAGTTGGAGATGCTGCTCAAACAACAGCGAGCATCGGAGCAGATTACAATATCACCAAAGCATTCAGTATTGATGCTAACTGGGAATATTATGACAAGCTTTATGCTCAGTTCAACCCGATCAACTTCCTTACCGAAGCGGCAAGAGAAAAAGGAATTGTAAAATTGCCTAGCTATCATTTATTTGATGTAGGTGCTTCTTACAAATTCACACTTGATGCGAAAAAATCTTTAACATTGAGAGCTAACGTGTACAACTTATTCAACAAATATTATATTTCTGAATTGAGCTCCAATATTTTTGCAGGTGACAAAATTGCCAATGGTCCGGATGCCGGAAAAACGTATCAGGAAGCTGGCAGAGTGTATCAGGGTGTTGCAGACGGTAATACAGGATTCCTTGGTTTTGGAAGAACCTGGTCTGTTGCAGCAACTTTAAGATTCTAA